GAGGCCGCCTCCAGGTAGCCGTCGGGGGCGGGCTTGCCGCGGGCGACCTCCTCGGTGGACACCGTTGCGGCGAAGCAGCCGGCCAGGTCGGCGGCGTCGAGCACCACGTCGATGAGGGCGCGGGGCGACGAGCTGGCCAGGCCGAGGGCGTGGCGGCCGGCCAGCCGGCGTACCGTCTCCTGAGCGTGCGGCATCAGCGGGACGTGCTCGCGGTAGCGCTCGGCCATCCGGGCGACCACCTGGCGGGCGATCTCGCCGGGCGGCAGCGCGACGCCGAGTTCGTGCAGGTAGGAGGCCCACTCGGGCGTGCTCATGCCCATGAGCCTGGACTGGGTGTCGGGCTGCCAGGTGCCGCCGTGCCCGGCGACGAACGCGCGCCGTACCTCCTCCCAGACCGGCTCGGAGTCGACGAGCACGCCGTCGAGGTCGAACACCCACGCTTCCACCGCGAACCCCCCGGACGATCAGCCGAGCGTCCAGCCAATCACACCTGCCCATCCGCGCCCGATGCAGGGTGTTTTGTGTGGATTGCCGGATAAAAGAGGCTGGGCTTTGACTGTGGCCGTACCGTCGGCCGGGCATGCAGGTGAGCATGGCCGACCTTCCACTCCACGACCAGTCGAACGACCACAGCGACTTCGAGGACGCCGACCGCGGCCTCGTCGCCCGGCTCACCCCGGCCGTGGTCACCGCCGCCGACGGCAGGGTCGTGTGGGACAACGACGCCTACGCGTTCCTGGAGGAGGAGCGCCCCGGCAGCGTGGACCCCGGACTGTGGCGGCAGGGACGGCTGTGCGCCAGGCAGGGACTGTACGAGGTGACCGACGGCGTCTACCAGGTGCGCGGGCTCGACCTGTCGAACATGACGATCGTCGAGGGCGACACCGGCGTCGTCGTCATCGACCCGCTCATCTCCGTCGAGTGCGCCGAGGCGGCGCTCGGCCTGTACCGGGAGCACCGCGGCGGCCGGCCCGTCACCGGAGTGATCTACACCCACGCCCATGTGGACCATTTCGGCGGCGTGCGCGGCGTCACCGGCGGCGGCGTGCCGATCCTCGCCCCGGCCGGGTTCATGGAGCACGCGGTCGCCGAGCACGTCTACGCGGGGCCGGCGATCACCCGCCGCTCCGTCTACATGTACGGCCAGACCCTCGAACGCTCACCGAGCGGCCAGGTCGGCGCCGGCCTCGGGATGGCCACCTCGACCGGCACGGTCTCGCTCCTCCCGCCCACGCTCAGCGTCATCCGAACCGGCCAGGAGGAGGTCGTGGACGGGGTGCGG
The Nonomuraea muscovyensis genome window above contains:
- a CDS encoding HAD family hydrolase, producing the protein MEAWVFDLDGVLVDSEPVWEEVRRAFVAGHGGTWQPDTQSRLMGMSTPEWASYLHELGVALPPGEIARQVVARMAERYREHVPLMPHAQETVRRLAGRHALGLASSSPRALIDVVLDAADLAGCFAATVSTEEVARGKPAPDGYLEAASRLGVEPRSCVAVEDSSNGLRSAHTAGMRVVAVPHPRYPPAPDALALASAVVRDLGSLTSDLFG